In Nocardioides cavernae, a single genomic region encodes these proteins:
- a CDS encoding bile acid:sodium symporter family protein, producing the protein MDSALTTVGLPLALAIIMFGLGLDLTVGDFKRVGRAPKAVAVALACQILLLPAICFGLVVLFDLPALLGIGMMLLAASPGGTTANLFSHLFRGDVALNITLTAINTVIAVVTLPVITGLAIAWYDRQDDVSMPLVEIVKVFALILLPVGIGMLVNARATGFARRMDKPVRIGSAVILAILVLGILLDQRENVGDYLADVGLITALFCAISLVVGYYVPKAFGVTGPQAIASSMEVGVHNATLAIFVAVEVLDEVEISVPAAVYSLVMFLFAALWGAWVSRRVGAREDVSVA; encoded by the coding sequence ATGGATTCCGCGCTGACGACCGTCGGGCTGCCCCTCGCCCTGGCCATCATCATGTTCGGCCTCGGCCTGGACCTGACGGTCGGCGACTTCAAGCGAGTGGGCCGGGCGCCGAAGGCCGTAGCCGTCGCGCTCGCCTGCCAGATCCTGCTGCTGCCGGCGATCTGCTTCGGGTTGGTCGTGCTCTTCGACCTCCCGGCCCTGCTCGGCATCGGCATGATGCTGCTCGCTGCGTCGCCCGGCGGCACGACCGCCAACCTGTTCAGCCACCTCTTCCGCGGGGACGTGGCCCTCAACATCACGCTGACGGCCATCAACACCGTCATCGCGGTCGTCACGCTGCCGGTCATCACCGGCCTCGCCATCGCCTGGTACGACCGGCAGGACGACGTCTCCATGCCGCTCGTCGAGATCGTCAAGGTGTTCGCGCTGATCCTGCTGCCCGTCGGCATCGGCATGCTGGTCAACGCCCGCGCGACCGGGTTCGCCCGGCGGATGGACAAGCCGGTGCGGATCGGATCGGCGGTCATCCTCGCGATCCTCGTGCTGGGGATCCTGCTCGACCAGCGCGAGAACGTCGGCGACTACCTCGCCGACGTCGGCCTCATCACCGCCCTCTTCTGCGCGATCAGCCTCGTCGTCGGCTACTACGTGCCCAAGGCGTTCGGCGTCACCGGCCCGCAGGCCATCGCCTCCTCGATGGAGGTCGGGGTGCACAACGCCACGCTCGCCATCTTCGTCGCGGTCGAGGTGCTCGACGAGGTCGAGATCTCCGTGCCGGCGGCGGTCTACTCGCTCGTGATGTTCCTCTTCGCCGCCCTGTGGGGCGCGTGGGTCAGCCGGCGGGTCGGCGCCCGCGAGGACGTGTCAGTCGCCTGA
- the rph gene encoding ribonuclease PH — translation MTSAPTPAPRADGRADDELRPITITRNWLDHAAGSVLVEFGGTRVLCAASASEGVPRWRKGSGLGWVTAEYAMLPAATNTRSDRESVKGRIGGRTHEISRLIGRSLRAVIDYQALGENTIVLDCDVLQADGGTRTAAITGAYVALADAVAHLRSNGALTGEPLTGSVAAVSVGIIDGVPRLDLPYVEDVRAETDMNVVMTGDGKFVEVQGTAEGAAFDRAELDALLALAEKGCADLTRLQQEALGR, via the coding sequence ATGACTTCTGCCCCGACTCCGGCTCCTCGGGCCGACGGCCGTGCCGACGACGAGCTCCGCCCGATCACGATCACCCGCAACTGGCTCGACCACGCCGCCGGCTCGGTGCTCGTCGAGTTCGGCGGCACCCGGGTGCTCTGCGCCGCCTCCGCCTCCGAGGGCGTGCCGCGCTGGCGCAAGGGCTCCGGCCTCGGGTGGGTCACCGCCGAGTACGCCATGCTCCCCGCGGCCACCAACACCCGCTCGGACCGCGAGTCGGTCAAGGGCCGCATCGGCGGCCGCACCCACGAGATCTCGCGCCTGATCGGCCGCTCGCTGCGCGCGGTCATCGACTACCAGGCGCTCGGCGAGAACACGATCGTCCTCGACTGCGACGTCCTCCAGGCAGACGGCGGCACCCGCACCGCTGCGATCACCGGGGCGTACGTCGCCCTGGCCGACGCGGTCGCGCACCTGCGCTCCAACGGCGCGCTCACGGGCGAGCCGCTGACCGGGTCCGTCGCGGCGGTCAGCGTCGGCATCATCGACGGCGTGCCGCGGCTGGACCTGCCCTACGTCGAGGACGTCCGCGCCGAGACCGACATGAACGTCGTGATGACGGGCGACGGGAAGTTCGTCGAGGTGCAGGGCACGGCCGAGGGGGCCGCCTTCGACCGCGCCGAGCTCGACGCCCTGCTGGCCCTGGCCGAGAAGGGCTGTGCCGACCTGACGCGCCTGCAGCAGGAGGCGCTGGGCCGGTGA
- a CDS encoding GPGG-motif small membrane protein — MALLLWILAVILVVSGIVSLIRGQMLWGIVLIIVGLLVGPGGVSLFT; from the coding sequence ATGGCATTACTGCTGTGGATCCTTGCCGTCATCCTCGTGGTGTCCGGCATCGTCTCGTTGATCAGGGGTCAGATGCTCTGGGGCATCGTTCTCATCATCGTCGGGCTGCTTGTCGGCCCCGGCGGAGTCAGCCTGTTCACGTAG
- the cbiQ gene encoding cobalt ECF transporter T component CbiQ: protein MGAGHGHRLHFHGHSPVHRAPAHLKVLALLGFMLVVVATPRQAYPVFALWAAVLLGVVVLSRVPLRYLLPRMVVEVPFVVFAVLMPFIAHGPQTEVLGVSVSEPGLVAGVALLIKGTIGVLASLTLAATTEPQDLLRGLHRLRTPDLVVQIMGFMIRYLDVVTAELGRMMTALRSRGCDPRSPRHWPVLARSLGALFIRSYERGERVHLAMLSRGYDGRLPQSGDVR from the coding sequence ATGGGGGCCGGGCACGGGCACCGGCTCCACTTCCACGGCCACAGCCCGGTGCACCGAGCGCCGGCGCACCTCAAGGTCCTCGCCCTGCTCGGGTTCATGCTGGTGGTCGTCGCGACCCCGCGCCAGGCGTACCCGGTCTTCGCCCTCTGGGCCGCCGTCCTGCTCGGCGTCGTCGTGCTCTCCCGCGTGCCGCTGCGCTACCTGCTCCCGCGGATGGTCGTGGAGGTGCCGTTCGTCGTCTTCGCGGTGCTGATGCCGTTCATCGCCCACGGACCGCAGACCGAGGTGCTGGGCGTGAGCGTCTCCGAGCCCGGCCTCGTGGCCGGCGTCGCACTGCTCATCAAGGGCACGATCGGCGTCCTCGCCTCGCTCACGCTCGCCGCCACCACCGAGCCGCAGGACCTGCTCCGCGGGCTGCACCGGCTGCGCACCCCCGACCTGGTCGTGCAGATCATGGGCTTCATGATCCGCTACCTCGACGTGGTCACCGCCGAGCTGGGCCGGATGATGACGGCGCTCCGCTCGCGCGGCTGCGACCCGCGCTCGCCCCGGCACTGGCCCGTGCTGGCCCGCTCGCTCGGCGCCTTGTTCATCCGGTCCTACGAGCGCGGCGAGCGCGTCCACCTCGCCATGCTGTCGCGGGGGTACGACGGCCGCCTGCCGCAGTCGGGGGACGTGCGATGA
- a CDS encoding NAD(P)-binding domain-containing protein, which translates to MAYLVKQSHRAPAVTSPVPVDESLPRACVIGAGSSGIAAAKQLHLAGIPFDCFEQGGDIGGTWVFDNSNGRSACYDTLEINTSCPRMAFSDFPMPADYPPYARHDQVHAYFEQYVDHFGFRHTITFDTTVEDVSRSTDGRWDVRVTGPHGTETRTYDAVLVANGHHWDPRWPEPAYPGAFAGEQIHAHDYRSGDQLAGRDVVVVGAGNSAMDIAVESSYVARTTTWSVRRTEWVLRKFLLGKPSDQVALPGWLPWRVTAARLRIGATYAGSMTKYGLPAPTHKPGQSHPVQSDKIRERLDAGAVTARQGIERLDGDRVVFVDGTTAPADLIVWATGYRVTFPFFKPELVSAHDNELPLWKRTVHPDLPGLYFIGLVQAIGAVMPIAEAQSAWIAETLAGRYVPPADDVVRRQMDGEHRRDKKQFYASPRHTMEVDFDHYLWDLDRELKAGRERAATRAPSPGSVPAPAPGGGGPRRTLARLLLGAARWKTVGEVPQRGVLVGAPHTSNWDWVLTMLLAWRYGITIRLLVKKELFVGPLGWLLRRTGAVELDRKNPAATIKELLAEAEGGDSWLLGIAAEGTRSRGDYWKSGFYRIARQTGLPITLAFLDVPSRTVGWGPTFHPTGDVSADMDVLRDFYADKTGFNPDGFTPPRLREEDRA; encoded by the coding sequence ATGGCCTACCTCGTCAAGCAGTCCCACCGCGCGCCGGCGGTGACCTCACCGGTCCCCGTCGACGAGTCGTTGCCCCGCGCGTGCGTGATCGGCGCCGGTTCCTCGGGCATCGCGGCGGCCAAGCAGCTCCACCTGGCCGGGATCCCGTTCGACTGCTTCGAGCAGGGCGGCGACATCGGCGGGACGTGGGTCTTCGACAACTCCAACGGCCGGTCGGCCTGCTACGACACCCTCGAGATCAACACGTCGTGCCCGCGGATGGCCTTCTCCGACTTCCCGATGCCGGCGGACTACCCGCCCTACGCGCGCCACGACCAGGTGCACGCCTACTTCGAGCAGTACGTCGACCACTTCGGCTTCCGCCACACCATCACCTTCGACACGACGGTCGAGGACGTGTCCCGGTCGACCGACGGCCGCTGGGACGTGCGCGTCACCGGGCCGCACGGCACCGAGACCCGCACCTACGACGCCGTGCTCGTCGCCAACGGCCACCACTGGGACCCGCGCTGGCCCGAGCCGGCCTACCCGGGCGCCTTCGCCGGCGAGCAGATCCACGCCCACGACTACCGCTCCGGTGACCAGCTCGCCGGACGCGACGTCGTCGTGGTCGGCGCCGGCAACTCGGCGATGGACATCGCGGTCGAGTCGTCCTACGTCGCACGTACGACGACGTGGTCGGTGCGCCGCACCGAGTGGGTGCTGCGCAAGTTCCTCCTCGGCAAGCCGAGCGACCAGGTCGCCCTGCCGGGGTGGCTGCCGTGGCGGGTGACCGCCGCGCGGCTGCGCATCGGGGCGACGTACGCCGGCAGCATGACGAAGTACGGCCTGCCGGCGCCGACCCACAAGCCCGGGCAGTCGCACCCCGTGCAGTCCGACAAGATCCGCGAGCGCCTCGACGCCGGCGCAGTGACGGCGCGGCAGGGCATCGAGCGGCTCGACGGCGACCGGGTCGTCTTCGTCGACGGCACCACGGCCCCGGCGGACCTCATCGTGTGGGCCACCGGCTACCGCGTGACGTTCCCGTTCTTCAAGCCCGAGCTGGTGTCGGCGCACGACAACGAGCTGCCGCTGTGGAAGCGCACGGTCCACCCCGACCTCCCCGGCCTCTACTTCATCGGCCTCGTGCAGGCCATCGGTGCGGTGATGCCGATCGCCGAGGCGCAGTCGGCGTGGATCGCCGAGACGCTCGCCGGTCGCTACGTGCCGCCCGCGGACGACGTCGTACGACGCCAGATGGACGGTGAGCACCGCCGGGACAAGAAGCAGTTCTACGCCTCGCCGCGGCACACCATGGAGGTCGACTTCGACCACTACCTGTGGGACCTCGACCGCGAGCTGAAGGCGGGCCGGGAGCGAGCGGCGACACGTGCGCCGTCGCCCGGGTCCGTGCCGGCCCCGGCGCCCGGCGGCGGGGGACCACGACGGACGCTCGCCCGCCTCCTCCTCGGTGCGGCCCGCTGGAAGACCGTCGGTGAGGTGCCGCAGCGCGGCGTCCTGGTCGGCGCACCGCACACCTCCAACTGGGACTGGGTCCTGACCATGCTCCTGGCGTGGCGCTACGGCATCACGATCCGGCTGCTGGTCAAGAAGGAGCTCTTCGTGGGACCGCTCGGCTGGCTGCTGCGGCGCACGGGCGCCGTCGAGCTGGACCGCAAGAACCCCGCGGCGACCATCAAGGAGCTGCTGGCCGAGGCCGAGGGCGGCGACTCCTGGCTGCTCGGGATCGCAGCCGAGGGCACGCGCTCGCGCGGCGACTACTGGAAGTCAGGCTTCTACCGGATCGCCCGGCAGACCGGCCTCCCGATCACGCTGGCCTTCCTCGACGTGCCCTCGCGCACCGTCGGCTGGGGTCCGACGTTCCACCCGACGGGCGACGTGAGCGCCGACATGGACGTGCTGCGCGACTTCTACGCCGACAAGACCGGCTTCAACCCCGACGGCTTCACGCCCCCGCGACTGCGCGAGGAGGACCGGGCCTGA
- the rdgB gene encoding RdgB/HAM1 family non-canonical purine NTP pyrophosphatase, whose product MKIFLASGNSKKILEMQRILAEHVPGIEVLGIADVDGYVEPVEDQPSFEGNALLKARAGVAATGLPSVADDSGLCVDALNGMPGVLSARWSGPPKSDQRNNELLLAQLDDVPDERRGAHFACAVAWVMPDGRERVVEGRMDGRIIREVRGSGGFGYDVVFVAVEHDAEDLTSAELEPGEKDRISHRGRALRALAPQVAADLSGD is encoded by the coding sequence GTGAAGATCTTCCTCGCGTCGGGCAACAGCAAGAAGATCCTCGAGATGCAGCGGATCCTCGCCGAGCACGTGCCGGGCATCGAGGTGCTCGGCATCGCCGACGTGGACGGCTACGTCGAGCCGGTCGAGGACCAGCCGAGCTTCGAGGGCAACGCCCTGCTCAAGGCGCGCGCTGGCGTGGCGGCCACCGGGCTGCCGTCGGTCGCGGACGACAGCGGGCTGTGCGTCGACGCGCTCAACGGCATGCCGGGGGTGCTGTCGGCCCGGTGGTCCGGGCCTCCCAAGAGCGATCAGCGCAACAACGAGCTCCTGCTCGCCCAGCTCGACGACGTACCCGACGAGCGCCGAGGCGCGCACTTCGCGTGCGCCGTGGCGTGGGTGATGCCCGACGGGCGCGAGCGCGTCGTCGAGGGCCGGATGGACGGTCGCATCATCCGCGAGGTGCGCGGCAGCGGCGGCTTCGGCTACGACGTGGTGTTCGTCGCGGTCGAGCACGACGCCGAGGACCTGACCTCCGCCGAGCTCGAGCCGGGGGAGAAGGACCGGATCTCGCACCGAGGGCGGGCGTTGCGCGCCCTCGCGCCGCAGGTCGCGGCGGACCTGTCAGGCGACTGA
- a CDS encoding DUF3618 domain-containing protein: MTQDMSALEREIEETRERLASTIDQLAYRAHPKTIVGRQVTIVKSHFVELDTGAPRTDNILKAAGAVVGVIVLFAIVRKVAS; this comes from the coding sequence GTGACCCAGGACATGAGCGCGCTCGAGCGCGAGATCGAGGAGACCCGCGAGCGGCTCGCCTCGACGATCGACCAGCTCGCCTACCGCGCCCACCCCAAGACGATCGTCGGCCGGCAGGTGACGATCGTGAAGTCCCACTTCGTCGAGCTCGACACGGGCGCCCCCCGCACCGACAACATCCTCAAGGCCGCCGGTGCCGTCGTCGGGGTCATCGTCCTGTTCGCCATCGTCCGCAAGGTCGCGAGCTGA
- a CDS encoding energy-coupling factor ABC transporter ATP-binding protein, whose amino-acid sequence MTTPVLDVRGLAFAYPDGHQALFGVDLHVHRGERVALLGPNGAGKTTLVLHLNGILAAGRGSVTVSGLPVAKEHLKEIRRRVGIVFQDPDDQLFLGTVRQDVAFGPANLGLKGAALDRRVMDALDLVGMADFVDRPPHHLSYGQRRRVAVATVLAMEPEILVLDEPSSNLDPASRRELADILRSLDVTVLMVTHDLPYALELCPRSVVLSEGVVVADRPTFDVLTDDELMSAHRLELPWGFDPRRIDSLPR is encoded by the coding sequence ATGACCACCCCCGTGCTCGACGTGCGCGGGCTCGCCTTCGCCTACCCCGACGGACACCAGGCGCTCTTCGGGGTCGACCTGCACGTCCACCGAGGCGAGCGGGTCGCGCTGCTCGGGCCCAACGGCGCCGGCAAGACCACCCTCGTGCTCCACCTCAACGGCATCCTCGCCGCGGGGCGGGGCTCCGTCACGGTCAGCGGCCTCCCGGTCGCCAAGGAGCACCTGAAGGAGATCCGTCGCCGCGTCGGGATCGTCTTCCAGGACCCCGACGACCAGCTCTTCCTCGGCACCGTGCGTCAGGACGTCGCCTTCGGCCCCGCCAACCTCGGCCTCAAGGGCGCTGCGCTCGACCGCCGGGTGATGGATGCGCTCGACCTGGTCGGGATGGCCGACTTCGTCGACCGGCCGCCGCACCACTTGTCCTACGGCCAGCGCCGACGGGTGGCGGTCGCCACCGTGCTGGCGATGGAGCCGGAGATCCTGGTGCTCGACGAGCCGTCGTCCAACCTCGACCCCGCCTCGCGCCGCGAGCTCGCCGACATCCTGCGCAGCCTCGACGTGACCGTGCTGATGGTCACCCACGACCTGCCCTACGCGCTGGAGCTGTGTCCGCGCAGCGTGGTGCTGAGCGAGGGCGTCGTGGTCGCCGACCGGCCGACCTTCGACGTCCTCACCGACGACGAGCTGATGTCCGCCCACAGGCTCGAGCTGCCGTGGGGTTTCGACCCGCGGCGCATTGATAGCCTTCCCCGGTGA
- a CDS encoding sensor histidine kinase, whose product MEPRPDTQPELTWVSHAWRYALCVVFSAAVWQTAAAAEWRDHRLLFTVEVVLGVAAFVLVHFRRRAPKRVALVIAAMSAFSGLAAGPATLAAVSVATRRRWREVILVGSANFVAAQTWTTIAPIEDGDFLVTTLVNLVVNTGMMGWGLYIGSRRELLWNLRNRAERAELEQELRLTQARSTERARIAGEMHDVVAHRITQVSMQAGALAFRDDLDGDRLREGLGQIQQQANDALHELRGVLGVLREDDPSPPTARPQPTYDDITALVDEARSLGLDIDWADHVDGDVPVPPVTGRTVYRIVQEGITNVRKHAPGAEVEIRSSGDQCGGITVVISNPLGNRPSAAPGAGLGLVGLRERTELRGGRLHQRTEGSRFVLEAWLPWTA is encoded by the coding sequence GTGGAACCACGACCCGACACCCAGCCCGAGCTGACGTGGGTGTCGCACGCGTGGCGCTACGCGCTGTGCGTCGTGTTCTCGGCGGCGGTCTGGCAGACCGCTGCGGCGGCCGAGTGGCGCGACCACCGCCTCCTCTTCACCGTCGAGGTGGTCCTGGGCGTCGCCGCCTTCGTGCTGGTCCACTTCCGCCGCCGGGCGCCCAAGCGGGTGGCCCTCGTCATCGCCGCAATGAGCGCCTTCTCCGGGCTGGCGGCCGGTCCGGCCACCCTGGCCGCGGTCTCCGTCGCGACCCGGCGACGGTGGCGGGAGGTGATCCTGGTCGGCAGCGCCAACTTCGTCGCCGCCCAGACCTGGACGACGATCGCGCCGATCGAGGACGGCGACTTCCTCGTCACCACGCTGGTCAACCTGGTCGTCAACACGGGAATGATGGGCTGGGGCCTCTACATCGGCTCGCGACGCGAGCTGCTCTGGAACCTCCGCAACCGCGCCGAGCGCGCCGAGCTCGAGCAGGAGCTGCGGCTCACCCAGGCCCGCTCGACCGAGCGCGCCCGCATCGCCGGGGAGATGCACGACGTGGTCGCACACCGGATCACCCAGGTCTCGATGCAGGCCGGGGCCCTCGCGTTCCGCGACGACCTCGACGGCGACCGCCTCCGCGAGGGGCTCGGCCAGATCCAGCAACAGGCCAACGACGCGCTCCACGAGCTCCGCGGCGTGCTCGGGGTGCTGCGCGAGGACGACCCGAGCCCGCCCACGGCGCGACCGCAACCGACGTACGACGACATCACCGCCCTGGTCGACGAGGCGCGGTCGCTCGGCCTCGACATCGACTGGGCCGACCACGTCGACGGCGACGTGCCGGTGCCGCCGGTGACCGGCCGCACGGTCTACCGGATCGTGCAGGAGGGCATCACCAACGTCCGCAAGCACGCCCCCGGCGCAGAGGTGGAGATCAGGTCCTCGGGGGACCAGTGCGGCGGCATCACCGTCGTGATCAGCAACCCGCTCGGCAACCGGCCGAGCGCAGCGCCGGGCGCGGGCCTGGGGCTGGTCGGGCTGCGCGAGCGCACCGAGCTGCGGGGCGGCCGGCTGCACCAGCGCACGGAGGGGTCGAGGTTCGTGCTGGAGGCTTGGCTACCGTGGACCGCGTGA
- a CDS encoding GroES family chaperonin — protein sequence MLHDRVLVEVDQEAGERRSSGGIVIPATAAMGARRLAWSRVIAVGPHARAVEVGDRVLFDPEGKAEVEVHGEVYVVMRERDVHAVAAERLEGGSTGLYL from the coding sequence ATGCTGCACGACCGCGTGCTCGTCGAGGTCGACCAGGAGGCCGGCGAGCGTCGGTCCAGCGGCGGCATCGTCATCCCCGCCACCGCGGCGATGGGCGCCCGCCGCCTGGCCTGGTCGCGGGTGATCGCGGTCGGCCCGCACGCCCGTGCGGTCGAGGTCGGCGACCGGGTCCTCTTCGACCCCGAGGGCAAGGCCGAGGTCGAGGTCCACGGCGAGGTCTACGTCGTCATGCGCGAGCGCGACGTGCACGCCGTCGCCGCCGAGCGGCTCGAGGGCGGCTCCACCGGTCTTTACCTCTGA
- a CDS encoding DUF4839 domain-containing protein, which produces MRRFALALTAISAIGFTSGCSGEPVDMPDVVGMKLDDAQKAVEKAGFDDDVQVEGGGVFGIVVESNWTVCSQEPAVGSEVSDPPSLTVERDCGGDDAEGGRENSSSEDQEDTEDAQTEAPSESSAPVADQDLTVKNSPDLRALLASGNQAFDAHRAFATKHKGETIVFDGAVGLILPHGDYSTRFDYALYPGDYDGPHTQGPTFAFIDVNYYDFGLIGKKIPDSVDEGKNFRFTATVKGFQKRGGFIELDPVATEAR; this is translated from the coding sequence GTGCGCCGCTTTGCTCTTGCCCTCACGGCCATCTCTGCCATCGGCTTCACGTCTGGATGCTCGGGAGAGCCCGTCGATATGCCAGATGTGGTTGGGATGAAGTTGGACGATGCCCAGAAGGCGGTTGAAAAGGCAGGATTTGATGACGACGTCCAGGTCGAGGGGGGAGGCGTGTTCGGGATCGTCGTGGAGTCGAACTGGACCGTGTGCAGTCAGGAGCCTGCGGTAGGCAGCGAAGTTTCAGATCCGCCTTCGCTGACCGTGGAGCGCGACTGCGGTGGAGACGACGCTGAGGGTGGCCGCGAGAACTCCAGCAGCGAGGACCAGGAGGACACGGAGGATGCCCAGACTGAGGCTCCATCCGAGTCAAGCGCACCCGTAGCCGACCAAGATCTGACAGTGAAGAACAGCCCAGACCTTCGGGCGTTGCTCGCATCAGGCAACCAAGCCTTTGACGCGCACAGGGCGTTTGCCACGAAGCACAAGGGCGAGACCATCGTCTTTGACGGTGCTGTGGGCCTGATCCTTCCTCACGGCGACTACTCGACACGGTTCGACTACGCCCTTTACCCCGGGGACTACGACGGCCCGCACACCCAGGGGCCGACCTTCGCGTTCATCGACGTGAACTATTACGACTTCGGTCTCATCGGCAAGAAGATTCCCGACTCGGTCGACGAAGGGAAGAACTTCCGCTTCACCGCCACGGTAAAGGGCTTCCAGAAGCGCGGGGGGTTCATCGAGCTTGACCCCGTGGCCACCGAAGCGCGCTGA
- a CDS encoding PDGLE domain-containing protein has translation MSTRRFFAVALVVSLLVAGVASYYASSHPDGLEYVAEQTGFIDSAEDSATADSPLADYQTSGVDDARISGGLAGVIGVVVMLVLSTGLFWLVRRRGTDDVDSDDARPEHARQSEA, from the coding sequence GTGAGCACCCGCCGCTTCTTCGCCGTCGCCCTGGTCGTGAGCCTGCTCGTCGCGGGCGTCGCCAGCTACTACGCCAGCTCGCACCCCGACGGCCTGGAGTACGTCGCCGAGCAGACCGGCTTCATCGACTCCGCCGAGGACTCGGCGACCGCCGACAGCCCGCTGGCCGACTACCAGACGTCCGGCGTCGACGACGCCCGCATCAGCGGCGGCCTCGCCGGGGTGATCGGCGTGGTCGTGATGCTGGTGCTCAGCACCGGCCTGTTCTGGCTCGTACGACGCCGCGGGACCGACGACGTCGACTCCGACGACGCCCGCCCCGAGCACGCCCGCCAGTCGGAGGCCTGA
- a CDS encoding energy-coupling factor ABC transporter permease has product MHVPDGFLDAPTSVATGAVAATAVALSLRGARRELDDRTAPAAGLVATFVFAAQMINFPVGAGTSGHLMGGALAAVLVGPWTAVLCVSVVLVVQALLMADGGVTALGTNITLIGIVTVAVGYGVFVVLRRVLPKRLSMVAPAAAVGALVSVPVAALVFTLLFSVGGNVPVDLGAVLTAMLGWHTVIGIGEAVVTGLVVASVVATRPDLVHGARPLLVERELELRTGVVR; this is encoded by the coding sequence GTGCACGTGCCCGACGGCTTCCTCGACGCCCCGACCTCGGTGGCGACGGGGGCGGTGGCAGCGACCGCGGTCGCCCTGTCGCTGCGCGGCGCGCGACGCGAGCTCGACGACCGTACGGCGCCCGCGGCGGGGCTGGTCGCGACGTTCGTCTTCGCCGCCCAGATGATCAACTTCCCCGTGGGGGCGGGCACGAGCGGACACCTGATGGGCGGCGCGCTCGCCGCCGTCCTCGTCGGACCGTGGACCGCCGTGCTGTGCGTGTCCGTGGTGCTGGTCGTGCAGGCCCTGCTGATGGCCGACGGTGGCGTCACCGCGCTCGGCACCAACATCACGCTGATCGGCATCGTGACCGTCGCCGTGGGCTACGGGGTCTTCGTCGTCCTGCGCCGGGTGCTGCCCAAGCGGCTCTCCATGGTGGCGCCGGCAGCCGCGGTCGGCGCCCTGGTCAGCGTCCCCGTCGCGGCGCTGGTCTTCACCCTGCTCTTCTCCGTCGGCGGCAACGTCCCGGTCGACCTGGGCGCCGTCCTGACCGCGATGCTCGGCTGGCACACCGTGATCGGCATCGGCGAAGCGGTCGTGACCGGCCTGGTCGTCGCGAGCGTGGTTGCCACGCGCCCCGACCTCGTCCACGGCGCCCGCCCGCTCCTGGTCGAGCGCGAGCTCGAGCTCCGCACGGGGGTCGTTCGGTGA
- the bcp gene encoding thioredoxin-dependent thiol peroxidase, giving the protein MSDRLAAGDTAPDFTLTSDTEEQVSLSELRGKKVILYFYPAAMTPGCTKQACDFSESLDSLRGAGYEVLGVSKDKPAKLAKFRERDALTLTLLSDEDLAVHQAYGAFGAKKLYGKEVEGVIRSTFVIDADGKVELAQYNVKATGHVAKLRRDLGLD; this is encoded by the coding sequence ATGTCCGACCGCCTCGCCGCCGGCGACACCGCCCCCGACTTCACCCTGACCAGCGACACCGAGGAGCAGGTCTCGCTGTCGGAGCTGCGCGGCAAGAAGGTGATCCTCTACTTCTACCCGGCTGCGATGACCCCCGGCTGCACCAAGCAGGCCTGCGACTTCTCCGAGTCGCTCGACTCGCTCCGCGGCGCGGGCTACGAGGTGCTCGGCGTCTCCAAGGACAAGCCGGCCAAGCTCGCGAAGTTCCGCGAGCGCGACGCGCTCACCCTCACGCTGCTGTCCGACGAGGACCTCGCGGTGCACCAGGCGTACGGCGCCTTCGGCGCGAAGAAGCTCTACGGCAAGGAGGTCGAGGGCGTGATCCGCTCGACCTTCGTGATCGACGCGGACGGCAAGGTCGAGCTCGCCCAGTACAACGTCAAGGCCACCGGCCACGTCGCCAAGCTGCGCCGGGACCTAGGGTTGGACTGA